A portion of the Streptomyces coeruleoprunus genome contains these proteins:
- a CDS encoding HNH endonuclease family protein, producing MSRVYARRTLRRLAVFASTAALAVTGLLVTAPAAQAAPPTPVSAATARTYLSQLTVRAEGSSSGYSRDLFPHWITQYDTCNTREVVLERDGVNVVQDANCAAVSGSWYSPYDGATWTVASDLDIDHVVPLAEAWRSGASSWTTTQRRSFANDLTRPQLIAVTDNVNQAKGDQDPAEWLPPRTAYRCTYARMWVHVKHSWNLSVDSAEKSALQSVLNAC from the coding sequence ATGTCTCGTGTCTACGCGCGTCGAACGCTGCGCCGCCTCGCGGTGTTCGCCTCCACCGCCGCCCTCGCGGTGACCGGCCTGCTGGTCACCGCCCCGGCCGCCCAGGCCGCCCCGCCGACCCCGGTCAGCGCCGCCACCGCCCGTACGTACCTGAGTCAGCTCACGGTCCGGGCGGAAGGTTCCTCCAGCGGCTACAGCCGGGACCTCTTCCCGCACTGGATCACGCAGTACGACACCTGCAACACCCGTGAGGTCGTCCTGGAGCGCGACGGCGTGAACGTCGTCCAGGACGCCAACTGCGCCGCCGTCAGCGGCAGCTGGTACTCCCCGTACGACGGCGCCACCTGGACCGTGGCGTCCGACCTCGACATCGACCACGTCGTCCCGCTCGCCGAGGCCTGGCGCTCCGGCGCCAGCTCCTGGACCACCACCCAGCGCCGGTCCTTCGCCAACGACCTGACGCGGCCCCAGCTCATCGCCGTCACGGACAACGTCAACCAGGCCAAGGGCGACCAGGACCCGGCCGAGTGGCTGCCGCCGCGCACCGCGTACCGCTGCACGTACGCCCGCATGTGGGTGCACGTGAAGCACTCCTGGAACCTGTCGGTGGACTCGGCGGAGAAGAGCGCGCTGCAGTCCGTCCTCAACGCCTGCTGA
- a CDS encoding alkaline phosphatase D family protein: MGGGLVLGPLLRHVDWPAGGRATIWVETGGPRTAEVRCADGAGGRARTFAVAGHHYALVPVTGLTPGTTTTYEVLLDGRRVWPLADSPFPASTITAPAPDGPGPRVTFGSCRWAATGAEGRRPAGPDALGALAARLAADPGAVRPDVLLLLGDQVYADKPSTATRRWLAGRRDLAEPPGAQVGDYEEYTRLYHESWLDPEVRWLLSTVPSLMVFDDHDVIDDWNTSASWLAEMRGTAWWRERLHSGLMSYWVYQHLGNLSPAELATDPLYAAVRAVPDGTEVLRRFAADADADPARIRWSYRVDLGRTRLVMVDTRAGRVLDEGKRAMLGEEDARWVREQVLDGLPEVDHLLIGSSLPWLLPPLVHDAETWSAALCRGERGGRWARWGEVLRRASDLEHWAAFPESFAWLTELLRDAAGSGAGGPGATGRPGGPAGAAGPATVSVLSGDVHHAYVAEPEAQPPGAARLAQLTCSPVHQRIPYVLRLGFRFGWSRAGRRLGRALARHGRVAAPGPDWRRTGGPWFGNQLMTLALHGRSARLLLEQARRGGPDGLVTVHERTWTHTGP, from the coding sequence ATGGGCGGCGGACTGGTGCTGGGGCCGCTGCTGCGGCACGTCGACTGGCCGGCCGGCGGCCGGGCGACGATATGGGTCGAGACCGGCGGGCCGCGCACCGCCGAGGTGCGGTGCGCCGACGGGGCCGGCGGCAGGGCCCGTACGTTCGCCGTCGCGGGTCACCACTACGCGCTCGTCCCGGTCACGGGGCTCACGCCGGGCACGACCACCACGTACGAGGTGCTGCTCGACGGCCGGCGCGTGTGGCCGCTCGCGGACTCGCCCTTCCCCGCGAGCACCATCACCGCGCCCGCCCCCGACGGCCCGGGTCCGCGCGTGACGTTCGGCTCGTGCCGCTGGGCGGCGACGGGCGCGGAGGGCAGGAGACCCGCCGGGCCGGACGCGCTCGGCGCGCTCGCCGCGCGGCTGGCGGCCGACCCCGGGGCCGTACGCCCCGACGTGCTGCTCCTGCTCGGCGACCAGGTGTACGCGGACAAGCCGTCCACGGCGACCCGTCGCTGGCTGGCCGGCCGGCGCGACCTCGCCGAGCCGCCGGGGGCGCAGGTCGGGGACTACGAGGAGTACACCCGGCTCTACCACGAGTCGTGGCTGGACCCCGAGGTGCGCTGGCTCCTGTCCACCGTGCCCAGCCTCATGGTCTTCGACGACCACGACGTGATCGACGACTGGAACACCAGCGCCTCCTGGCTCGCGGAGATGCGCGGCACGGCGTGGTGGCGCGAGCGGCTGCACAGCGGGCTGATGTCGTACTGGGTGTACCAGCACCTGGGCAACCTCTCCCCCGCCGAGCTGGCGACCGACCCGCTGTACGCGGCCGTGCGCGCCGTGCCGGACGGGACGGAGGTCCTGCGCCGGTTCGCCGCCGACGCGGACGCCGACCCCGCGCGCATCCGCTGGAGCTACCGCGTGGACCTGGGCCGTACGCGGCTGGTGATGGTCGACACCCGGGCGGGCCGCGTGCTCGACGAGGGCAAGCGGGCCATGCTCGGCGAGGAGGACGCGCGCTGGGTGCGCGAACAGGTCCTCGACGGGCTCCCGGAGGTGGACCACCTGCTGATCGGCAGCTCGCTGCCGTGGCTCCTGCCGCCGCTCGTGCACGACGCGGAGACCTGGAGCGCGGCACTCTGCCGGGGCGAGCGGGGTGGCCGCTGGGCCCGCTGGGGCGAAGTGCTGCGCCGCGCGTCGGACTTGGAGCACTGGGCGGCGTTCCCGGAGTCGTTCGCGTGGCTGACGGAGCTGCTGAGGGACGCGGCGGGTTCAGGCGCGGGAGGGCCGGGGGCGACGGGGCGGCCGGGAGGGCCTGCGGGTGCGGCCGGTCCGGCGACCGTGTCCGTACTGTCCGGGGACGTCCACCACGCGTACGTGGCCGAGCCGGAGGCGCAGCCGCCCGGGGCGGCGCGGCTGGCGCAGCTCACCTGCTCGCCGGTGCACCAGCGCATCCCGTACGTCCTGCGGCTCGGCTTCCGCTTCGGCTGGAGCCGCGCCGGGCGGCGCCTGGGCCGCGCGCTGGCCCGGCACGGGCGCGTGGCGGCGCCGGGGCCGGACTGGCGCAGGACGGGCGGGCCGTGGTTCGGCAACCAGCTCATGACGCTCGCGCTGCACGGGCGTTCGGCGCGGCTGCTGCTCGAACAGGCGCGGCGCGGCGGTCCCGACGGGCTGGTGACCGTACATGAGCGGACATGGACGCATACCGGACCCTGA